The window ATGAATATTAACAAAAGAGACGGAAACAGTTCTACGCTATCAACTATCTTTAAGAAATCTATTTTATCACCATCATCCAAGGAAGAGAAGCTTTGCGGTGTTTCTGACTAACAATAATGGTGGAAAGATGCGTTTCACCTTTTACCCAACTCGATTAATGAGAAAGATTACAACCTTTTTAGAATCTTTATCAAGTGCATTGGTTTGTTCCGGTTACAAATTTATCATGCACCTCGTATCCACGCAGTCGTGTTTCAGCTCCCGGGCTTTCCTACCAGATACTATGTAACCGTTGGTTTTCTCATCTCCAGCGTATCTGCACAACAGTAGGGAAGAAACTCCCGCGTGGTAACCAAAAAAATGCAATCAACACAACGTTTCAATGTTCATTCATGCAACCTGCTTGACATCTTCCTTAAACTTAACTGATATTTTTTTTGATACTCCTGCCTCCTCCATGGTAATACCATAAATCACATCCGCTACACTCATGGTTCTTTTATTGTGCGTTATTACAAGAAAATCAGATAAATTTGTGAATTCTTTCAGAATCATGGCAAATCGGTTAATGTTATTCTCATCTAATGCGGCATCAACCTCATCGAGTATACAGAAAGGACTCGGTTTAGACTGAAATATGGCAAACAATAATGCAATAGTCGTCATTACCTTCTCTCCTCCAGAAAAGAGAGTAATAGACGAAAGTTCCTTTCCGGGAGGCTGAGCAACAATTTCAATCCCTGCATCCAGAATATCAACCCCTTCCTCCAGAATAATATCAGCCTTCCCACCTCCAAATAATTTACGAAAAATTCCACGGAAATTATTTTTTATGTCATTAAAGGTTTTTTCAAACAATTCACGGCTTGTAAGATTGATTTTCTTTATAATATCCTTCAAGGTGTTCTCAGATTTTTCAAGATCTTCACGCTGATTTAAAAGATGAGTCTCCCGGGTTTCAAGCTCTTCTAGTTCCTGAATTGCTTCCAAATTAACGCTGCCCATTCTTTCAACCTTGCCTTTTAATTGCTCTATCTCGATAGAAACACTATCCCAATCTATCGATTCATCATCTTCTTCCTGTTTTTCCGCTTCAAGTTGAGACAATTCGACATGATAATCTTCACGGATCCGCTCTTCCAGGCCTGCAAGCTTAATCTTGTATTCATTCTCCTTAAGCCTAAGTTCGTTTATTTCCTGTTCCTGATTTCTCTGTTCCTTACTGTACTCTTCGATTTGACTCTTTGTCTCAGTTAACTGCCCAACCAGTTCGTTTTGATTTACTCGCAGACCTTTAATATCATTTTCCAAAGAAACTTTTTCACTCTTGAGATCTTCAATTACAGAATTGAGACGGGTAATCTCCCCATCGCCCTCGGTAGCTTTCTCATGACAAGCTTTGATTTCTTCGCAAGATGAGGTAAGTTCTTCTCTGCTTTTTTGAAGTTCTCCTTCTAACTTCTCCAAAGAAGTACTGATATTGTCCAGTCTCTCCTCCTTTTGTGCCATGACAACTTTTACTTCAGTAATCTCTTGTTGAAGTTGAGTCTTCAAACTCTCCTTTTCTCCTTTTGCACTATCAGAAATCTCAACTTGCCTCTCCAGATCTTTACGCTGATCTTTCAGCCTGTCGATCTCAGCTCTTAACTTCTCTTCCTTTTCGTTAATGTTCTCAACGAGCTCATTAATTTCATAAATTTCGCTTTCATTAATATCCTGCTCTTCCCGAAGCTCAACAACTTTGAATTCTCGTTTTTGCAGTTCATTTTCATGAGAAACCTTCAGCATATTCTCAGAATCAATCTCTTGTGTAACCTCGTTTAATTCTCGTGTAAGATTTTCCCTCTCTTGCGTTTTTGCATTTTTCTGACTCATATACATTTCAATTTCGTTCTTTACCTTCTCAAGTTCCGATCGAACACTCTCAAGCTCCATTTTACGGGAAATAAGCCCAATCTGCATATCACCTTTTCCAACAAGAATAGTACCTCCCGGTTCAACAACTTCTCCTGCTTTCGTAGCAATAAATCTCGCACTGTTTAAGTTGTCTGCGTATGATAATGCTGTACTAAAATCGTCAACAATAATAGTGTTATAAAAGAAAAATTCAACCAATGCGGAGAAACAATCCTGGGTTTTTACAAGATCAACTGCTTTTCCTATAAAACCTGACAACTCCTGTCCTGCTGATAATGAAGTGATTCTCTCTTTAATAGTATCCAACGGAAGAAATTTTGCATACCCTTTTCCCTGTTCCTTCAAGAAATGAATTGCCTGTATCGCGTCTTTTATCGAGACGGTAACAATTATCTGTGCGTTATCCCCCAGAACAGCCTCTATAGCGGAAACATACGAGTTGTCAACCCTTATCAAATCTGCAACCATTCCACAAATTCCCGTTATTTCACTATCCTCTTTTTTGCCTTCTTCTAAAATAGACTTTACCCCCAAACCAACCCCTTCATAACGTCTCTCAAGATCATCGAGGATTTCCAGTCTTGATTCCTTGCTGCTTCTAAACTGCTGTTTAGTATTAATAGCTTCATTAATGGTTTCAATTTCAAGATGTACTCCCTGCAACCGCTCTTTTATCAGAGAAGAACGAGATTCGAGACTTTCTATAGTATTCAATACAGTATCACGTTGTTCCGTAAGATTCTGCCTTTCACACTCTATACGCTCTAATTCAGATGATACAGTTTCCTGCCTTTGTAACAGCTTTACTCTTCTATGAAGAATTGTCTCTCTTTCTGCCCTCAGACTCCCTGTCTCATTCTGAAAAGCAGATTCCTTATGCAAAATGTCTATTACGTTTTTTTTATTCTCTTCCGTCTTCTGCTGTAAGGCGTTACATTCAAATAAATATTCTTCAAATTCCGATTCTTTCAAGGATAAGATGCTACTTTTTTGCGATATGTCTTCCTTAATCTCCTCCAGGTTAGCCATATGTTTCCTGATACTATTTTCGGCATCAAGAATCCTGCTCTTTAAAACCTCTATCTGGCTCTCATGACGACTCGTTTGAGAATTGAGACCTTCAACCGTTTTTCGATTGAAGCTTATTCTGTCATCTGTATTGATAATTTCAGCATCAAGACTGGCAAGTTTAATGTGTGACTTTTCAAGGCTGGAAACGAGAATGTCCATTGACTGCTGCAAACCATCTCTCTTTTCCTGCAGATTCTCAATCTCAGCATTTACCTCCTGCCCCTTATTTCCCAGCCGGTCTAATTGTCCTGTAACAGCAGACATTTCTGCATGAAAGACTTTATACTTTCTTAAAAAGAATTTCAGCCTCAGTTCCTTCAACCTCTCGATATATTCGTTATACTTGCGCGCCTTTGAAGCCTGATATTTTACAGAGCGCAATTGTTTCTGCACCTCTTCAATAATATCACTGAGTCTAAGCAGATTTTGTTCAACCTTCCCCAGCTTTGCCATTGTCTCTTTTTTCTTGCTCTTGTATTTACTGATACCGGCAGCCTCTTCAAAAACAAATCGCCTCTCCTGTGCATTGGCCTGCAACAGGGTATCAACCCTTCCTTGTTCAATGATAGAGTAACAACTGGCGCCTACACCGGTGTCCATAAAGAGTTCTTTGATATCTTTGAGCCTGCATACCTGCTTATTCAATAAATACTCCGATTCTCCTGAGGCATATAAGCGCCTTGTTATACACACCTCTTTATATTCTACTGGCAACACTTCCCTGTCATTGAGTATGGTCAGTGACGCCTCTGCATATCCCATAGAAGAACGTTTCGTAGAACCATTAAAAATAACATCAGACATTTCATTGCCTCTGAGTGATTTTGCACTTTGTTCACCGAGTATCCACTTAATAGCATCAACAACATTACTTTTACCGCACCCGTTGGGACCGACAATAACTGTAATCCCCTTTTCGAACGTAAACGTTGTCCGGTCGGAAAAAGATTTAAAACCAAAAAACTCCAATTTTTTCATCTTCATGGCTGTCTCTACCCTAACAAAAAGAGCGCCTCAATAATGAGGCGCTCCATTAACTCTCTTAAAATGTCTGATCCCCAAAAAAACCGATTACAAATTCTTGCATTCACAAACTCTTAATGTCTCAGGCTAGCAATTTTTTCTAATGAACTCTCGTTCTTTTCCCAAAGAGAACGAATACTAAATATTCTTACTTTTTCTTCGCTGCAACTTTCCTGGAGGCTGGCTTTTTAGCTGCAGTTTTTTTGGCTATCGTCTTTTTAGCTGCAGGCTTTTTCTCTGTAGCTTTTTTAGCCGCAGTCTTTTTAGCTGCAACGTCCTTGACCGCAGTCTTCTTTGCCACAACCTTCTTGACAGATGTGCTCGCTTTTGTACCGCATGCCTTCTTTGCGGTTGTCACTTTTTCTGTTGCACACTTTTTTGTAGCTTTCTTTACTACCATCTCGTATCACCCCCTTTCAAATTATAATGGGACCAAAAATTTCTTCGAGAGTCACCAATTACTGCTTAAGACCTTCATTTCCCCACCTCTAACAAAACAATTCTTTACAAACTTCTGCGCCTCTCTGGCAAATCCCGCCATCTCCTCTTCCGAGTACGGCACAACATTCAGCATTCTATCATCCAGACAGTTATTTGGCCTGAACGTCTGCAAAATATAACTACTGCTGCCGGCAATGCTCTGCGCAATTTGAACAATGTCCGACCCGTCCAGAAAAGTGGGGCAAACTGTTGTTCGAAATTCGTATTCTATGCCGCTGTCCATTATCAATCTAATGCTCTTTTCTATATCGACCACATTACAAGGGCCTCCAGCCGCCTCACGATATTTTTCTTCATGTAACGGTGCCTTTATGTCCATCGCAACGCAATCAATCAACCCTCTCTGTATAAAGTTCTCAATAACATGAGGATTCGTTCCATTTGTATCTATCCTGATCCGCAACCCCATAGCCTTAAACGTGCTTATCAGCCGATCAAGATCATGATGCAGCGTAAGCTCTCCTCCAGTTACAACAACCCCGTCCAGCCAGTTTCTGTTTTGTTCAATCTTTCTCGTTACCGATTCGACCGGAATACATTCCAGTTCATTCGGCTCCTTCACGAGGTGGGTCGCATGACAATAAGGACACCTCAGATTACAATACGGAAGAAAGATGATAGAGACAATATTTCCAGGCCACTCTATCAAGCTGTTTTCTATGAAACCCTTAATTTTTATGGTCATATTGGTTTGCTGGACAAAAATGTACGTAAAATATTCATAAGATCAAAACTATGTTTTCTTTACACAGCCGTTAACAACGTGGTAATTATCACGATGCCTGTTCACCAACTCTTCAACCTTCGACCTGTCCCAATTGTTAATCTTGTCATGGGAATCACGTTTTTTTATTCCATAAAAGTTAGAGGATCCACAGAAACTGCATTCGTCTACCAGGCGGGGATTCACACGCTTACACTCGGTACAGATAGTAAATTCCGGCGATATAGTCAGCTGAGCAGCCTGGGTATTTTCAAAGGTCTTTCTCACCAATTTCATTATACTGGATGCAGGAGGCCTCTCCTCACCAACAAATGCATGAATAATAGCACCTGACTCAATCATACTATGGAACTTGCTCTGCACTTCGATCCTCGTAACCATATCTACCGGTGCGTCAGGACGCAGATGAACGCTGTTTGTGTAGTAAAATTCATCCTTTCCGATGTTTCCCTTAACCAATTCCACCGCTTCTTTGTAAATCCTGACATCGACCTTGGCAAGCCTTCTTGCCGCACTTTCAGCCGGTGACTCTTCCAGTGAAAATTTCAAATTGTACTTCTTTCCCTCTTCCTTTATCTTGAAATACATGTGAGAAATAATACGAAGTCCAAGCTTAAGGCTGTCTTCCCCTTCATGCAATTCCTTACCTGTCATAAATTGTAAACATTCATTCAAACCAATGAGACCTACAATATAGGTGGCACCTTCCAGGTCAACATAAGGTCTGCCGTCAGCAGCCTTCTTACCAATTTCCCAGAGAGGCATTTCAGGGCCTGACATCAGCCGGGCAATAAATTTCTTCTTCTGCAGATGTGCCTTAATGGCTATATCAATGCCTTCATCAATATTACGATAGAGAGCATCAAAATTTCCTCTGCCAGCCCTATATGCAGCCTGAGGAAGGCTTACGGTCACGTTCTGAAAACCACAGAACCTCATGCTTTCCGGATGTTTAATCATATAGTTATCTTCAATAGTCGTTCTCAATCTGCAACATGCGGACAAAGTCACTTCATCCCTATCAAAAATAAAATAGGGCACTCCATTTTCACTCGCGATCTGACAGGCATACTCCAGTATCTTGTATTCCTCGGGATCGCTATACGTTTCATCAGTTATATGGAGATCGCATTTTGGAAATGCAAATACATGGCCATACATATCGCCTTCGCGCCACACATCAAGCAGTGCCTTGGCAAATCGCTGAGATTCTACTGCATAGTCACCATACACCTTACCCGTAGGTTTACCTCCGGGTCCAATTGCCGGTATATTTTTTAAATAGTTTGGTATACCGGTATGTATGTTGAAATCAAG is drawn from Candidatus Scalindua sp. and contains these coding sequences:
- the nrdD gene encoding anaerobic ribonucleoside-triphosphate reductase, translated to MSIEMVQKRDGRFVLFDEEKIAEAIFRAAKAVGGEDMSIAKELASVVTHFLKKRFGDKIPEIEEIQDLVEEVLIKNGHAKTAKAYILYRENRAGIRKTLRVRKQVKSGADTTDVSLMVDQITKDESFPWDKCKIAMALEKEADLSPEIAQEVANVVEKRVFSSGINRISTSLIRELVDNELFERGDNAKLEKQTTLGVPKYDIEQLLYSKNKENSNIASNNPEAINLAVAENTLKQYALQEVFSKDVAAAHINGMVHIHDLGYPTRVYCSSHSLEYLKKYGLSLENLDTSSAPAKHARTLTGHLNTFLASMQAYYAGALGVGYINIMYAPYLENLSQEEMKQEAQHLIFSGSQSAFSRGGQTLFLDFNIHTGIPNYLKNIPAIGPGGKPTGKVYGDYAVESQRFAKALLDVWREGDMYGHVFAFPKCDLHITDETYSDPEEYKILEYACQIASENGVPYFIFDRDEVTLSACCRLRTTIEDNYMIKHPESMRFCGFQNVTVSLPQAAYRAGRGNFDALYRNIDEGIDIAIKAHLQKKKFIARLMSGPEMPLWEIGKKAADGRPYVDLEGATYIVGLIGLNECLQFMTGKELHEGEDSLKLGLRIISHMYFKIKEEGKKYNLKFSLEESPAESAARRLAKVDVRIYKEAVELVKGNIGKDEFYYTNSVHLRPDAPVDMVTRIEVQSKFHSMIESGAIIHAFVGEERPPASSIMKLVRKTFENTQAAQLTISPEFTICTECKRVNPRLVDECSFCGSSNFYGIKKRDSHDKINNWDRSKVEELVNRHRDNYHVVNGCVKKT
- the smc gene encoding chromosome segregation protein SMC, translating into MKMKKLEFFGFKSFSDRTTFTFEKGITVIVGPNGCGKSNVVDAIKWILGEQSAKSLRGNEMSDVIFNGSTKRSSMGYAEASLTILNDREVLPVEYKEVCITRRLYASGESEYLLNKQVCRLKDIKELFMDTGVGASCYSIIEQGRVDTLLQANAQERRFVFEEAAGISKYKSKKKETMAKLGKVEQNLLRLSDIIEEVQKQLRSVKYQASKARKYNEYIERLKELRLKFFLRKYKVFHAEMSAVTGQLDRLGNKGQEVNAEIENLQEKRDGLQQSMDILVSSLEKSHIKLASLDAEIINTDDRISFNRKTVEGLNSQTSRHESQIEVLKSRILDAENSIRKHMANLEEIKEDISQKSSILSLKESEFEEYLFECNALQQKTEENKKNVIDILHKESAFQNETGSLRAERETILHRRVKLLQRQETVSSELERIECERQNLTEQRDTVLNTIESLESRSSLIKERLQGVHLEIETINEAINTKQQFRSSKESRLEILDDLERRYEGVGLGVKSILEEGKKEDSEITGICGMVADLIRVDNSYVSAIEAVLGDNAQIIVTVSIKDAIQAIHFLKEQGKGYAKFLPLDTIKERITSLSAGQELSGFIGKAVDLVKTQDCFSALVEFFFYNTIIVDDFSTALSYADNLNSARFIATKAGEVVEPGGTILVGKGDMQIGLISRKMELESVRSELEKVKNEIEMYMSQKNAKTQERENLTRELNEVTQEIDSENMLKVSHENELQKREFKVVELREEQDINESEIYEINELVENINEKEEKLRAEIDRLKDQRKDLERQVEISDSAKGEKESLKTQLQQEITEVKVVMAQKEERLDNISTSLEKLEGELQKSREELTSSCEEIKACHEKATEGDGEITRLNSVIEDLKSEKVSLENDIKGLRVNQNELVGQLTETKSQIEEYSKEQRNQEQEINELRLKENEYKIKLAGLEERIREDYHVELSQLEAEKQEEDDESIDWDSVSIEIEQLKGKVERMGSVNLEAIQELEELETRETHLLNQREDLEKSENTLKDIIKKINLTSRELFEKTFNDIKNNFRGIFRKLFGGGKADIILEEGVDILDAGIEIVAQPPGKELSSITLFSGGEKVMTTIALLFAIFQSKPSPFCILDEVDAALDENNINRFAMILKEFTNLSDFLVITHNKRTMSVADVIYGITMEEAGVSKKISVKFKEDVKQVA
- a CDS encoding anaerobic ribonucleoside-triphosphate reductase activating protein, coding for MTIKIKGFIENSLIEWPGNIVSIIFLPYCNLRCPYCHATHLVKEPNELECIPVESVTRKIEQNRNWLDGVVVTGGELTLHHDLDRLISTFKAMGLRIRIDTNGTNPHVIENFIQRGLIDCVAMDIKAPLHEEKYREAAGGPCNVVDIEKSIRLIMDSGIEYEFRTTVCPTFLDGSDIVQIAQSIAGSSSYILQTFRPNNCLDDRMLNVVPYSEEEMAGFAREAQKFVKNCFVRGGEMKVLSSNW